In the Bacteroidota bacterium genome, CCTCTGGTACAATGTCGTCAAAATCAAGAAACCATCCCTCTTTCTGCAACAATACTGAACTAAAATAAAAATTACTTGGATATGTTTTTAAATAAAGTGGGTCACTATTGTAAATATTAAATTTTAGTTGGAATGGATCAGAATTAATTAGCCAAAGCATTTTCTCTCCATAAAATTTTTCTCTTTCTTTAATTGTAAACGTTGAAATAGGTGAGTTCTGCAATTCAATTACGATCTTGCCAAACGTAAAAATATCTGCAATATGTTTTTTGTTATTTCTGTTAAAAATTACTTCAGAATTATTCTTACCGAAGATTTTTTTCCAATCACGATGCCACTGTGTTTCTTGTTCATACCAAGAATCACAATTTTCATTAACTGTGTGCGCCCAATGCCAAATTTTCAATTCTCCGCATCGTGAAATAACATCCTTTCCACAACAAATGCACTTCGCTTTTTGTTTTGGTGTAGGCTCAACTTTTATATTGTCAACTAAAGCATAGTTCATCTTATGTCAGCTTAACTTGGCATTTTCCTTCGACTTGTGCAGCTTAACTCGTGTTTTTTAATTAATTGGCGTAGTACTGTATCAATGTTTTCGTTTGTCTAAAATTAATTTCAATTGTAATTTTTGAAAGTGATTCGTTCGGTTTATGGATATTTGAATACTCATCATTGGGCCCTAATCCTAAGTAAGGTTTTGATCCTAATAAATGGCTTAAAAATGGACATTTATCAAACTTGGTAAGTGATCTGTTTTCAGTGTAAGTTGTGAATCCAATATCATTTAATTGATTCTCAAGTAATGGTTTTAATCCTACAACGTCATCGTCTTCATTAAGTGTTAAAAATCTTTGTCTGCTGGATGTTAAATCAAAGTACCCGGTTTCTTCCATCCATAAGTTTACTTCAGGTATTTTAATTGTAGGGAATACTTTATGTGCATAAGGTGAGCCAATTTCTTCTTCTCCTTGGAATACCCAAATTAAACCAGGACAGCTCGCTTCTTTAGATAAACTTTCAAGGGCCATCAACCGAATAAGAATAATCCCAAGATTATCTGCAATACCCCTACCAAACAGGCGATCATCTATTTCGGTTAATTTTTTAGGGTCGGTCTTCCATCCTTCGGATTCTATTGTTTCAACATCATAATGAGCATAGAAGCCTAACCAATTGTTACTACCAATTGGTTTGCGCTTTGCAACAATTATATCTGAATTGCTGTCATCAGAGTATACTTCAATTTCAAAGTTTAAATTCTTTAATCTTTCAGTTATAATTTTTAAATTTTGTTTAAGACCTGAAATATTATTTATTGCTCCGTAATTTGCAATTAGAGTTTCCAATCTTCCGAAATATTCTTGGTAGTTAAATGTCATAATTCAAATAGGTTTTTAAAGACAACGTAAGATTTGTTATAGACGTTTCTTGCCTTATGCTTATTGTAAGAAATTCCATTAATTGCCATATCCTTTAATGATTTATCAAGGAGTTCTTTATTTAAATCAGTGAAGTTATATTGCTCACTTAATTTTCCAACAAACTCTTCTCTTTTTTCTTGCTTATACAATTCATTCCATATATCAACGTCACTAGAAAGATCTAAATTTTTCACAAGAAATGACTTTACCTTTTTAGACGCATTAAACATCGTGAATTTATCCTCTTCCGATGGACCAAAATGTTTCAAAGGAATTTTTTCATCGGTGCTTTTGAATTCGCCTATAACAGGAAACCAATCTGAGTTAAGAATTTCTCCAGGATTAACCTTTACGTTATCGTTAACCGGATGCCAACCCGCATGTACTGGTTGATATTTTGAATCAGATGGAATCCAAAGTGCGATATATGCAATTCTATTATCAACAGAAGTGTTTTTGCCAGTTTTATGCCAGGTTAAACAATGTAACACTACAACATCCCCTTTGTTTGCTGTTAATTTAATTGTCGATTCATTAGAAAAATCTAATTTATCATTAATGAAGTCGATTGGCTTTTCTTCTCCTCTCAAATGTGATTTTGGAATCACTTCTAATACTCCACCATTTTCATCTAGGTCTATAAAGGGTAACCAAAGAGATAATCCATTAGGATTATCAATTGGCCAATAAGTGTAATCTTGATGCCATGGCACATCCTCATTGTTTTCTTTCGTTTTATTTATAATATGGTCATGTAACAATCTTGCGGAAGATGCACCCATTAATGCACTTGCAATTTGTGGTAGTTTTGATTGCAGAAGTAAAGTGTTAAAGGTTTTATCATGATGCCACAAATCTCTTACTTGAGAAATTTCTCTTTCATAATCTTCAACTTCTATTTTACATTCCTTTGCAAATTGATTTCTTAAATGCTTATAAGCCTTGTTATAAGTATCAATCTCATCAGAATTAAAAATATTCTTTAAAATTAAATATCCATTCTCGTTATAGAAATCATTTTGCTGCTTACTTATTTCCATTGGTTGTTAAATTTAAAAATGCTTTTTCAAAATTGTGCGAGTATTCTTTAAAGTAATTGTTCAATAATTCAACAAGGCTATCTTTATCTTCAAAAGAGTACTTCATTATTTCATCATTTTCATCTTGAATTATTATTGTTTTATTTCTGATGGCTTTAATTCTACCTTCAGGGTAACAAGCAAATCTCAACCCTTCCCAAAATGGACCGTAGCTTAAATCAGTATAATGCTTATTAATACTATCTTCAAAAAATGAAAAGTCTCTTGGTGTTGGATCGACACAAACATCAGTTACCCATTTATTATCAATAAAAAACTGAATTAAAAATTTGGCATTATCAATCTTAGTTACTCTATGGTTTTTAAATGGATGGTAATATTCCTTTTCATCATTAATGGTCATGGGTTGAAAATATGGTTGGCCATCACCACAATCAATGTAGTATTTTTCATTTTCAAAGTTTAGTATTAATGCTAAATGATCATTTGGTTTACCCATAGTTCCAGCAACCAAATTAACTTCATAACCCATTTTAAATAATAATGAACCAACAAATGGATTCATTGTGCCACATGGGCCACCCAAACCAGAAAGCATATCTCCTTTAATTTCATCAACTGTAGGTGATTTGCCTTTTCCACGAAGCAACATATTGATGTTTTGAAAAGGGATTCTCTCAAAAATTCTTTTTATAAAGGAATAAAGGAATTCTAATGTCAATTCATATGCATCTATGCCAAGTAAATTAAGAAAATGGATCAACTCATCATTGGTTAGAGAAAGTCCCAACCTCTTAATCGAATTTAACTCGTAAATTCTATTTTTTGCTTTTATAAAATCGAATTGTTCGTGATGCAATGGAAGATGTTTCATCAACATCTCCTTAAAGTGAGTTTCGTTTTTGGCTTTTATGTTTTTGAAATTACCGTATTCTTGTTCAATGATAAAATTGTTACCCCGAATTGCTATTAACTTTTTGTTTGGATAAATTCCAAAGTGCAATTGTTTCCAAAATGGACCAAATTCCAAATCAGAATAGAATTTCAAATTAGCAGCATCAAAAAAACTAAAATTTACTGGGGTAGTATTAAATTCAAAATATGGCGTCCAAATACGGTCTTTTCTTAATTCTATTCGATAACAATCAATACCGGTTGAATACACTTTGTAAGACCGGAAAGATCTTTTATATTCCACTTCTAGATTGTTTAATTCTATTGCTTCAAAATATGGTTGTGCATCGCCAAAATCAATAAAATATTTCAAATTATTTAATTTTAGACAAATCGCAACATGTCTTTTGTCTTCGTTTTTTTTGCCACACGCAATTAAATGAACATCATAGCCCAGTGAATTCAAAAAAGCTCCCATAAATGGATTTACAGTCGTACAAATACCACCTTTGCATTCTAAAACATCTCGTATTAAATTTTCACCATTTAATGGAATCCCAAAGTATTTTGACGTCATTTCTACATTTTGAAAAGGGATTATTTCAGCAACTCGAACTATGATTGAATTAACAAAGTCTATAGAAATACTCTGTCCTTTTAAGTTTAAGACATTTGAAAGGAAACTATTCACTTGACTTTCTGATAATTCTATGCCAAATTTTTCTTTCATTTAATTGCAAAATTCTCTTTCAATTTCAAAATTTGGAGCAACACGATTAGGATTAGCCTTAATTGTACAAGCTCCTTTTAAACCATCTTTAATTAGTAGATAGACGATAGATTCATTATAGCGACCATCGGAGTATGCAAAGGTTTTTGGCGAAATAGACAATCTCTCGAAATGTTTTTTCATTGAATAATAATCAGAATTAATTTCATCTAAAGTTAAATTTGTATAAATATCATGCTGAAGAGTGTGGCCTCCTATTTCATTACCGGCTTCCAGCAAAATTTTTAACTCTTCTGAATTCATGTATCTTAAATCCAAAACAGGCAATTCATTTTTGAATAAATTCCCAACGAATGCTTCTTGTTCTGCGATTTTTAGATTGATAAAATTGCGTTTTTTATTCCCGGTTATCCAATCAGCTTTTTCATTTTCAGTAACGTTCCTATTAACGAAGTAATAATAATAATCTAAGGGAGCTAATTTGTTATCCATGCAGTAACCAATAGTTGGATAAAAAGTGCCTCTAATTTTGTATTTATTCAAAAGTGGTAAAACATATTTAAAATTATCTTCATAGCCGTCATCAAAAGTCAAAACAATTGTTTTGCCAGAATGCTCATCAATTGACTCGCTCAGTGTTTTAAAAACATACCCCTCACTTATATATTTCTTAATCTCTGATTCAAAAAACTCAGTGCTTACCAAAGTACCACGCAGATAATATGCATCTTGCTCATTTATTAATGATTTTGGCAATACTCTATGAAACATCAGTACTTTCATTCTTAAATTCTATGGGATTCTAACTTTTTCATTAAGTCATCGATTGATGAAAATCCGATTAACAATCCCTTTTTTCTGCTATCCAAATTAGTGTTAGATAAATTTTTAGCCCATCCATCTTCTCCTTCATAACAATAAACCGTTTTATCATACTGCCATGCAAATGCAATTTCACTCAAAGTTCCAGCACCACCTCCAAATGCAATTACTACATCGGCTGAAGCAATTAGAATGGTATTTCTTGCAAATCCGATTCCTGATGGAATAACGACATCCAAATATTTATTTCCTTCGGCCTTATCCAAACTAGGTAATATACTAATCGTTAAAGCCTTTCTATCCTTGCTTTCAATAACACCTTTACATACAGCTTCCATTACCCCTCCCATGCCCCCATTAAAAACATAATTATTTAGTGGAGCTAATCTATTGCCAAGTAATAAAGCAGTTTCGTATAGTAGTTCAGAACATGCTGATGTATTTGAACCTATGATAGTAATTTGCATATGTCTTCTCGTTTTCTAATGTTTTTATATTTCTCTAAAAACTCATTGTATTTAGGTTCTATTTCAACCCAATTTAATTGGTTAACTAGCTGTTTAAGATCTTGTAATAATTCAAATTCCATTTTGTAGTCACTTTTCAAATTATACTCTT is a window encoding:
- a CDS encoding M20/M25/M40 family metallo-hydrolase gives rise to the protein MTFNYQEYFGRLETLIANYGAINNISGLKQNLKIITERLKNLNFEIEVYSDDSNSDIIVAKRKPIGSNNWLGFYAHYDVETIESEGWKTDPKKLTEIDDRLFGRGIADNLGIILIRLMALESLSKEASCPGLIWVFQGEEEIGSPYAHKVFPTIKIPEVNLWMEETGYFDLTSSRQRFLTLNEDDDVVGLKPLLENQLNDIGFTTYTENRSLTKFDKCPFLSHLLGSKPYLGLGPNDEYSNIHKPNESLSKITIEINFRQTKTLIQYYAN
- a CDS encoding phytanoyl-CoA dioxygenase family protein, with the translated sequence MEISKQQNDFYNENGYLILKNIFNSDEIDTYNKAYKHLRNQFAKECKIEVEDYEREISQVRDLWHHDKTFNTLLLQSKLPQIASALMGASSARLLHDHIINKTKENNEDVPWHQDYTYWPIDNPNGLSLWLPFIDLDENGGVLEVIPKSHLRGEEKPIDFINDKLDFSNESTIKLTANKGDVVVLHCLTWHKTGKNTSVDNRIAYIALWIPSDSKYQPVHAGWHPVNDNVKVNPGEILNSDWFPVIGEFKSTDEKIPLKHFGPSEEDKFTMFNASKKVKSFLVKNLDLSSDVDIWNELYKQEKREEFVGKLSEQYNFTDLNKELLDKSLKDMAINGISYNKHKARNVYNKSYVVFKNLFEL
- a CDS encoding TIGR00725 family protein, giving the protein MQITIIGSNTSACSELLYETALLLGNRLAPLNNYVFNGGMGGVMEAVCKGVIESKDRKALTISILPSLDKAEGNKYLDVVIPSGIGFARNTILIASADVVIAFGGGAGTLSEIAFAWQYDKTVYCYEGEDGWAKNLSNTNLDSRKKGLLIGFSSIDDLMKKLESHRI
- a CDS encoding arylamine N-acetyltransferase — encoded protein: MKEKFGIELSESQVNSFLSNVLNLKGQSISIDFVNSIIVRVAEIIPFQNVEMTSKYFGIPLNGENLIRDVLECKGGICTTVNPFMGAFLNSLGYDVHLIACGKKNEDKRHVAICLKLNNLKYFIDFGDAQPYFEAIELNNLEVEYKRSFRSYKVYSTGIDCYRIELRKDRIWTPYFEFNTTPVNFSFFDAANLKFYSDLEFGPFWKQLHFGIYPNKKLIAIRGNNFIIEQEYGNFKNIKAKNETHFKEMLMKHLPLHHEQFDFIKAKNRIYELNSIKRLGLSLTNDELIHFLNLLGIDAYELTLEFLYSFIKRIFERIPFQNINMLLRGKGKSPTVDEIKGDMLSGLGGPCGTMNPFVGSLLFKMGYEVNLVAGTMGKPNDHLALILNFENEKYYIDCGDGQPYFQPMTINDEKEYYHPFKNHRVTKIDNAKFLIQFFIDNKWVTDVCVDPTPRDFSFFEDSINKHYTDLSYGPFWEGLRFACYPEGRIKAIRNKTIIIQDENDEIMKYSFEDKDSLVELLNNYFKEYSHNFEKAFLNLTTNGNK
- a CDS encoding polysaccharide deacetylase family protein; protein product: MKVLMFHRVLPKSLINEQDAYYLRGTLVSTEFFESEIKKYISEGYVFKTLSESIDEHSGKTIVLTFDDGYEDNFKYVLPLLNKYKIRGTFYPTIGYCMDNKLAPLDYYYYFVNRNVTENEKADWITGNKKRNFINLKIAEQEAFVGNLFKNELPVLDLRYMNSEELKILLEAGNEIGGHTLQHDIYTNLTLDEINSDYYSMKKHFERLSISPKTFAYSDGRYNESIVYLLIKDGLKGACTIKANPNRVAPNFEIEREFCN